The DNA window CCGAGCAACGGTTCGGACGACGACGACGTACGTGCCGTGCGGCAGACCCAGGTCAGCTGCACGGACGGCCGCCTCAGCGTCAGGACGCCCAAGAAGCGGTCTCCGTTCGGCACGGCGGGATCCATCGAGGTGAGCATCGAACTGCCCGCCGGATCCGATCTCCGGGGAAGCACGGGCCTGGGCAGCTTCCACTGCGAGGGCCGCTTCGGGGAGGTCGCGCTCACGTCCTCGCTCGGTGACCTCAAGGTCGACGAGGCGGCCGGTGCCGACCTCAGGACCGACCACGGCGGCATCCGCCTGACCCGTTCGACCGGGGACATCGAGGTCGTCGGCTCGGGCCGCATCGAGCTCGGCAGCGTCGCCGGCGCGGCGACCGTCAAGAACCTCAACGGCGCGACCGAAGTCGGCGAGGTCACCGGTGGTCTGACGGTCGGCGCGGCCAACGGCGACATCTCCATCGGCATCGCGCACGGCAGCGTGGGTGCCACATGTGCGAACGGCCGGATCGAGGTCGGGGTCGCCCGCTCCGGAGTCGAAGCGACGTCTTCCAACGGCGGCATTCGCGTCGGTGAGGTCATCCGCGGCCGTGTCGACCTGCGTACCTCCGTCGGCGACCTCGACGTCGGCATCCACGAGGGCACCGCCGCCCGGCTCGACCTCAACCCGAAGTACGGCACCGTACGCAATTCACTCGACCCCGCCGACGGCCCCGCGGGCTCCGGCGAGCCGGTCGAGGTGCACGCCCGGACCACGGCCGGCGACATCATCATCCGCCGCGCCTGACCCTGCCTGCCCCCACTCCCCTTCCCCGAAAGGAAAAACGGCATGACTGCCACTCAGGCATCCGCGCCGACCGTCGGCACCACGTCTACGTCTACGTCTACGGCTCCGGCGATCACGGTCACCGGTCTTCGTAAGTCGTACGGTGGCAAGGTCGTGCTGGACGGTGTCGATCTGTGTGTTCCGGCCGGGTCGGTGTTCGCGTTGCTGGGGCCGAACGGTGCCGGTAAGACGACC is part of the Streptomyces sp. NBC_00654 genome and encodes:
- a CDS encoding DUF4097 family beta strand repeat-containing protein, with amino-acid sequence MPSFETPGPITATVELDFGTARITAGKRTDTVVEVLPSNGSDDDDVRAVRQTQVSCTDGRLSVRTPKKRSPFGTAGSIEVSIELPAGSDLRGSTGLGSFHCEGRFGEVALTSSLGDLKVDEAAGADLRTDHGGIRLTRSTGDIEVVGSGRIELGSVAGAATVKNLNGATEVGEVTGGLTVGAANGDISIGIAHGSVGATCANGRIEVGVARSGVEATSSNGGIRVGEVIRGRVDLRTSVGDLDVGIHEGTAARLDLNPKYGTVRNSLDPADGPAGSGEPVEVHARTTAGDIIIRRA